One region of Microbacterium sp. M28 genomic DNA includes:
- a CDS encoding phosphogluconate dehydrogenase C-terminal domain-containing protein, which produces MSHKIAVIGAGGKMGMRVSDNLAKTDHTVWYVENSPAGQQRTIDAGRELTEASVAVADADIVVLAVPDLALGPVTADLVPQLRDGAIVLTLDPAAAYAGLLTTREDVIQAVAHPCHPSIFLQRETPEQWADTFGGIAAPQDAIAAVESDDPAKKAIVEETVRAIYAPVIDVHWVTIKQLAQLEPTLVETVACMIGDLLNEALQETIHTMGVPEAAARSILYGHTQVALANGLRGDNPFSDACLIAMDYGRESIIKDDWKKIFRDDELDRNLARMLHLDHIER; this is translated from the coding sequence ATGAGCCACAAGATCGCCGTCATCGGAGCGGGCGGGAAGATGGGCATGCGCGTGTCCGACAACCTCGCGAAGACCGACCACACCGTCTGGTACGTCGAGAACTCGCCGGCCGGCCAGCAGCGCACGATCGACGCAGGACGCGAGCTGACCGAGGCGTCCGTCGCGGTCGCCGATGCCGATATCGTCGTGCTCGCCGTGCCGGATCTGGCGCTCGGCCCGGTCACCGCCGACCTGGTCCCGCAACTCCGTGACGGCGCGATCGTGCTGACGCTCGACCCCGCCGCCGCCTACGCGGGTCTGCTGACCACGCGCGAAGACGTCATCCAGGCCGTCGCGCACCCATGCCACCCGTCGATCTTCCTGCAGCGCGAGACCCCCGAGCAGTGGGCGGACACGTTCGGCGGCATCGCCGCACCGCAGGACGCCATCGCCGCCGTCGAGAGCGACGACCCGGCGAAGAAGGCGATCGTCGAGGAGACCGTCCGCGCCATCTACGCGCCGGTCATCGACGTGCACTGGGTCACGATCAAGCAGCTCGCCCAGCTCGAGCCGACCCTTGTCGAGACGGTCGCGTGCATGATCGGCGACCTCCTCAACGAGGCCCTTCAGGAGACCATCCACACGATGGGGGTCCCGGAGGCGGCTGCCCGCAGCATCCTGTACGGACACACGCAGGTCGCTCTGGCCAACGGGCTTCGCGGCGACAACCCCTTCTCGGACGCGTGCCTGATCGCGATGGACTACGGCCGCGAGAGCATCATCAAGGACGACTGGAAGAAGATCTTCCGCGACGACGAGCTCGACCGCAACCTCGCCCGCATGCTGCACCTCGACCACATCGAGCGCTGA
- a CDS encoding SDR family NAD(P)-dependent oxidoreductase translates to MGQLEGKTALVTGAALGIGLAVATRFVREGARVILADRNGEGAAAAAAALGENARAVTMDISDEDAVAAGFAAVEADGWAPDVVVANAGVQLFGQDAQAADLDLDVWRRTVDINLTGTFLTVKHAVRSMLPRGGGSIILTGSPTGVNGEGKDFTAYSATKAGIHGLGRTVAAAYADRGIRVNTVQPAYTETPLVAAISEDPESRAAIINRIPVGRAGTPDDVAGIMVYLASDDGAFATGAIFQVDGGMTSL, encoded by the coding sequence ATGGGACAGCTCGAGGGCAAGACCGCCCTGGTCACGGGAGCGGCACTGGGAATCGGCCTCGCCGTCGCCACACGCTTCGTGCGTGAGGGCGCCCGCGTGATCCTCGCGGACCGCAACGGCGAGGGGGCTGCTGCGGCCGCCGCGGCACTGGGCGAGAACGCGCGGGCCGTGACGATGGACATCTCGGACGAGGATGCCGTCGCCGCCGGCTTCGCGGCGGTCGAGGCCGACGGCTGGGCTCCGGACGTCGTGGTCGCGAACGCGGGTGTGCAGCTGTTCGGACAGGATGCGCAGGCCGCCGACCTCGATCTCGACGTGTGGCGCAGGACGGTCGACATCAACCTCACGGGGACGTTCCTGACCGTCAAGCACGCGGTCCGGTCGATGCTGCCGCGCGGCGGCGGATCGATCATCCTGACCGGAAGCCCGACCGGCGTGAACGGCGAGGGCAAGGACTTCACCGCGTACAGCGCGACGAAGGCCGGCATCCACGGTCTGGGCCGCACGGTCGCCGCGGCGTACGCCGACCGCGGCATCCGGGTCAACACCGTCCAGCCCGCCTACACCGAGACGCCGCTGGTCGCCGCGATCAGCGAGGATCCGGAGTCGCGGGCGGCGATCATCAACCGTATCCCGGTCGGCAGAGCGGGCACTCCGGACGATGTCGCGGGCATCATGGTCTACCTCGCCAGCGACGACGGGGCCTTCGCGACGGGCGCGATCTTCCAGGTCGACGGCGGCATGACGTCACTGTGA
- a CDS encoding LacI family DNA-binding transcriptional regulator — MSRTTRRAHPNINAVAREAGVSVGTVSNALNNPERLAEETLQRVQAAIERIGYIRSSAGRTLIRNRSDSLGLITPDLVNELFVRIARGAQATASAQGQRLVMANSLFNAHDLAAGHEQNDLQDSYLEYFAEARTDGVLVASMRDPTAGIARIRSHVRPIVVINYDVPDADWCTVLMDNEQVGRSAIEHVADLGIRRAYFVSIPDLVQPVVERRRGAHDAAAARGVELIDVTSHGLDSAAGEAAAAALPLHAGGERVAILGLSDDLAAGVLHHLRARMELTAPDDVAVLGLDGDHHDNGLDWITLTSIELPGQAMGAEAIRLLNAEAEPGHVHERVVIPVPLIPRGSTVGA; from the coding sequence GTGTCGAGGACGACCCGGCGGGCGCATCCGAACATCAACGCCGTCGCGCGCGAGGCCGGCGTCTCAGTGGGGACGGTCTCGAACGCGCTGAACAACCCCGAGCGGCTGGCCGAGGAGACCCTGCAGCGCGTGCAGGCCGCAATCGAGCGCATCGGCTACATCCGCAGTTCGGCCGGCCGCACGCTGATCCGCAACCGATCGGACAGCCTGGGTCTGATCACACCCGACCTGGTCAACGAACTGTTCGTGCGGATCGCACGGGGCGCGCAGGCGACGGCCTCCGCGCAGGGCCAGCGCCTCGTCATGGCGAACAGCCTCTTCAACGCGCATGACCTCGCGGCGGGCCACGAGCAGAACGATCTTCAGGACTCCTACCTGGAGTACTTCGCGGAAGCGCGCACCGACGGCGTGCTGGTCGCTTCCATGCGCGACCCCACCGCGGGGATCGCGCGCATCCGCAGCCACGTCCGCCCGATCGTGGTGATCAACTACGACGTTCCGGATGCCGACTGGTGCACGGTCCTCATGGACAACGAGCAGGTCGGTCGGTCGGCGATCGAGCACGTCGCAGACCTCGGCATCCGTCGCGCGTACTTCGTCTCGATCCCGGATCTCGTCCAGCCCGTCGTCGAGCGGCGGCGAGGTGCCCACGACGCGGCGGCAGCGCGCGGCGTGGAACTGATCGACGTCACCTCGCACGGTCTGGACTCGGCTGCCGGAGAGGCCGCCGCGGCCGCTCTGCCTCTGCATGCGGGTGGCGAGCGCGTGGCGATCCTCGGGCTGTCGGACGACCTCGCCGCCGGCGTCCTGCACCATCTGCGCGCGCGCATGGAGCTGACGGCCCCTGACGATGTCGCCGTGCTGGGTCTCGACGGGGACCATCACGACAACGGACTCGACTGGATCACGCTGACCTCGATCGAGCTGCCTGGTCAGGCGATGGGTGCGGAGGCGATCCGTCTCCTGAACGCCGAGGCCGAGCCGGGCCATGTGCACGAGCGCGTCGTGATCCCGGTGCCGCTCATTCCCCGCGGCAGCACCGTCGGAGCCTGA
- a CDS encoding D-arabinono-1,4-lactone oxidase produces MAGNWAGTYEYRAPRHIVVADEDELRAALAGNGPVHALGTRHSFTDLPDTAGTLIEMAAFDRPITIDEDARTVRVTAGTRYGVLAAQLHAAGWALHNTGSLPHISVGGATSTGTHGSGDGNGVLSSAVAGIRFLDAAGEAHEVSRGDADFEALVVGVGAFGILTELTLDIQPTYLVRQDLYADVTWETLLGDIDAVTSAGDSVSVFTRWGEDLGWVWVKRRATDAEATAPEELLGGRLSATLEPLGLGDNVTVIGTAGPWYERLPHFRADAEPSRGDEIQTEYFIDRADAAAALRAVREVVAPYTEHLIWTELRTAASDELWLSGAYQRDAFIIHFTWENHPAEVTEALTLIEPVLAPFNARPHWGKRHLMERADIERVVPRLADARAVFERLDPTGRFVNEHLVRVGLREAR; encoded by the coding sequence ATGGCAGGCAACTGGGCAGGAACGTACGAGTATCGGGCACCGCGACACATCGTCGTCGCTGACGAGGATGAACTGCGCGCTGCGCTCGCCGGCAACGGCCCTGTCCATGCCCTCGGCACCCGCCACTCGTTCACCGACCTCCCCGACACCGCAGGCACCCTCATCGAGATGGCCGCGTTCGACCGTCCGATCACGATCGATGAGGACGCCCGCACCGTGCGCGTCACCGCCGGCACCCGCTACGGAGTGCTCGCCGCCCAGCTCCACGCCGCCGGCTGGGCACTGCACAACACCGGCTCCCTGCCGCACATCAGCGTCGGTGGCGCCACCTCCACCGGAACGCACGGCTCCGGCGACGGCAACGGCGTGCTCTCCAGCGCGGTCGCGGGCATCCGATTCCTGGACGCCGCAGGCGAAGCGCACGAGGTCAGCCGCGGTGACGCGGACTTCGAGGCGCTCGTCGTCGGCGTTGGCGCGTTCGGCATCCTCACCGAGCTCACCCTCGACATCCAGCCGACCTACCTCGTCCGGCAGGACCTCTACGCCGACGTCACCTGGGAGACGCTCCTCGGCGACATCGACGCCGTGACCTCCGCAGGCGACAGCGTCTCGGTGTTCACCCGCTGGGGCGAGGACCTCGGCTGGGTCTGGGTCAAGCGCCGTGCGACGGATGCCGAGGCGACCGCCCCAGAAGAGCTGCTCGGCGGACGGCTGTCCGCGACGCTCGAGCCCCTCGGGCTCGGCGACAACGTCACGGTCATCGGCACGGCAGGCCCCTGGTACGAGCGCCTGCCGCACTTCCGAGCGGATGCCGAGCCGTCCCGCGGAGACGAGATCCAGACCGAGTACTTCATCGACCGCGCCGACGCGGCGGCCGCCCTCCGAGCGGTCCGCGAGGTCGTGGCGCCCTACACCGAGCACCTCATCTGGACCGAGCTGCGCACCGCGGCATCCGACGAGCTGTGGCTCAGCGGTGCCTACCAGCGCGACGCGTTCATCATCCACTTCACCTGGGAGAACCACCCGGCCGAGGTCACCGAGGCGCTGACCCTCATCGAGCCGGTCCTCGCGCCCTTCAACGCGCGCCCGCACTGGGGCAAGCGTCACCTGATGGAGCGCGCCGATATCGAGCGCGTCGTCCCGCGCCTCGCCGACGCGCGCGCCGTGTTCGAACGCCTCGACCCGACCGGTCGATTCGTCAACGAGCACCTTGTCCGCGTGGGGCTGCGCGAGGCGCGTTGA
- a CDS encoding DUF1349 domain-containing protein, which yields MTDPFLALDALPPLSWVPVEGEASVEQSTQTLTLRSAAGVDWTNDATGGEQQHQAASLAFVAPSAPFMLSADVSVIGDRTTFDAGALSIWADEDHWAKLCFENSPDGEPMVVSVVTNMYSDDVNSRLVLEASVYLRLAFLGGNAWAFHSSADGERWDFVRLFHLPVPAGTSTYVGFLSQAPCGERCDVVFSDIRFSHSLLSDIRDGS from the coding sequence ATGACTGATCCTTTCCTCGCGCTCGATGCGCTGCCGCCGCTGTCCTGGGTTCCCGTCGAGGGTGAAGCATCGGTCGAGCAGTCGACGCAGACGCTCACCCTGCGGAGCGCGGCCGGAGTGGATTGGACCAATGACGCGACCGGTGGCGAGCAGCAGCATCAGGCGGCCAGTCTGGCGTTCGTGGCCCCATCCGCGCCGTTCATGCTCTCGGCCGACGTGTCCGTCATCGGTGACCGCACGACGTTCGATGCCGGTGCGCTGTCGATCTGGGCGGATGAGGACCACTGGGCGAAGCTCTGCTTCGAGAACTCGCCGGACGGCGAACCGATGGTCGTCAGCGTCGTGACGAACATGTACTCCGATGACGTCAACTCGCGCCTTGTGCTGGAGGCGAGTGTCTATCTGCGCCTCGCGTTCCTCGGCGGCAATGCCTGGGCCTTCCACTCCTCGGCGGACGGCGAGCGCTGGGATTTCGTGCGCCTGTTCCATCTCCCGGTGCCGGCCGGGACGTCGACATACGTCGGCTTCCTCAGTCAGGCACCCTGTGGTGAACGGTGCGATGTCGTCTTCAGCGACATCCGCTTCAGCCATTCGCTGCTCAGCGACATCCGGGACGGCAGCTGA
- a CDS encoding D-ribose ABC transporter substrate-binding protein: MRRSILAAAAALTLVFGLAACSPGGDDAGSGDGGGGDGGGDAGGLIAIITPSHDNPFFKAEADAAAAEAEKLGYETSVASHDDDPNKQSELIDAAISKDAVAIVLDNAGADASIGPVQKAKDAGIPVFLIDREINETGVAAAQIVANNAQGAAAVAEEWVAALPDGGKYIELTGKESDTNAGVRSEAYASVISQYPNLVSVAKETANWSQDEAFTKIETLLQRDPDIQGIIAGNDTMALGAVAAVEAAGLTGKVVIAGFDGSPDAVEAIKAGTLLATGLQPAVLISQLAVQQADTFVKTGETGEDEKQSIDCIVINAENAESYTLFSLE; this comes from the coding sequence ATGCGACGCAGTATCCTCGCCGCAGCAGCGGCACTCACCCTCGTCTTCGGGCTCGCCGCGTGCAGCCCCGGCGGCGACGACGCCGGTTCGGGCGACGGCGGCGGTGGCGACGGGGGCGGCGACGCCGGCGGTCTCATCGCGATCATCACGCCATCGCACGACAACCCGTTCTTCAAGGCCGAAGCGGATGCCGCGGCGGCGGAGGCCGAGAAGCTCGGCTACGAGACGTCCGTCGCCTCCCACGACGACGACCCGAACAAGCAGAGCGAGCTGATCGACGCGGCCATCAGCAAGGATGCCGTCGCGATCGTCCTCGACAACGCCGGCGCCGATGCGTCGATCGGCCCGGTGCAGAAGGCCAAGGATGCCGGCATCCCGGTCTTCCTCATCGACCGTGAGATCAATGAGACCGGCGTCGCGGCAGCGCAGATCGTCGCCAACAACGCGCAGGGCGCTGCAGCGGTCGCGGAGGAGTGGGTCGCTGCTCTTCCGGACGGCGGGAAGTACATCGAGCTGACCGGCAAGGAGTCCGACACCAACGCCGGCGTGCGTTCGGAGGCGTACGCGAGCGTCATCTCGCAGTACCCGAACCTCGTCTCCGTCGCGAAGGAGACCGCGAACTGGAGCCAGGACGAGGCCTTCACGAAGATCGAGACTCTGCTGCAGCGTGACCCGGACATCCAGGGCATCATCGCGGGCAACGACACGATGGCGCTCGGTGCGGTGGCGGCGGTGGAGGCGGCTGGCCTCACCGGCAAGGTCGTCATCGCCGGGTTCGACGGCAGCCCCGACGCCGTCGAGGCCATCAAGGCCGGCACGCTGCTGGCGACCGGCCTGCAGCCGGCCGTGCTGATCTCGCAGCTCGCGGTGCAGCAGGCCGACACGTTCGTGAAGACGGGGGAGACGGGTGAGGACGAGAAGCAGTCGATCGACTGCATCGTCATCAACGCCGAGAACGCGGAGAGCTACACGCTCTTCTCGTTGGAGTGA
- a CDS encoding ABC transporter permease → MTTQNTAVRRNRLQNIDIGSLLLEGRAFIALIVLIIIFALLSDSFLTFSNLVTMTKHVAYNGILALGMLFVILKGGIDLSVGSTVGLSGVVAGTLLQGWQLTVFDIVAYPQVWFVVVVALAVGTFVGFINGILVTKFNVAPFIATLGMLYVARGAALLISNGTTYPKLAGTEELGNQGFLLIGGGRILGIPTAIWIMVVFALIASLVLRKTPFGRWVYATGGNERAAELSGVPVKKVKLRVYMISGFCAATTGLIISSELTSAAPQLGETFELNAIAAVVIGGAALTGGRGNVRGVLIGAFVIGFLSDGLVLVGVSTFWQIAIKGAVIILAVMLDQAQQRITRSKNAALAAANKQSSPPQATPATA, encoded by the coding sequence ATGACCACCCAGAACACCGCGGTTCGGCGGAACCGCCTGCAGAACATCGACATCGGATCGCTGCTGCTCGAGGGCCGCGCGTTCATCGCGCTGATCGTCCTCATCATCATCTTCGCGTTGCTGTCGGACTCGTTCCTCACCTTCAGCAACCTCGTCACCATGACCAAGCACGTCGCGTACAACGGCATCCTGGCGCTGGGGATGCTGTTCGTGATCCTCAAGGGCGGCATCGACCTGTCCGTCGGGTCCACGGTCGGCCTGTCGGGTGTGGTCGCCGGAACTCTCCTGCAGGGCTGGCAGCTCACGGTGTTCGACATCGTCGCCTACCCGCAGGTGTGGTTCGTCGTCGTGGTCGCGCTCGCCGTCGGCACGTTCGTCGGCTTCATCAACGGCATCCTGGTGACCAAGTTCAACGTCGCCCCTTTCATCGCCACCCTCGGCATGCTCTACGTCGCCCGGGGGGCGGCGCTGCTCATCTCCAACGGGACGACGTATCCGAAGCTGGCCGGAACCGAGGAACTCGGCAACCAGGGATTCCTCCTGATCGGAGGCGGGCGCATCCTCGGCATCCCGACCGCGATCTGGATCATGGTCGTGTTCGCGCTGATCGCCTCGCTCGTGCTGCGCAAGACGCCGTTCGGACGCTGGGTGTACGCGACAGGCGGCAACGAGCGGGCCGCGGAGCTGTCGGGCGTCCCGGTCAAGAAGGTCAAGCTGCGCGTCTACATGATCAGTGGGTTCTGCGCCGCGACCACGGGTCTGATCATCTCGTCCGAGCTGACAAGCGCGGCGCCGCAGCTCGGCGAGACGTTCGAGCTCAACGCGATCGCGGCGGTCGTGATCGGCGGGGCTGCGCTGACCGGCGGCCGGGGCAACGTCCGCGGCGTCCTGATCGGAGCGTTCGTCATCGGCTTCCTCAGCGACGGTCTCGTGCTGGTCGGGGTCTCGACGTTCTGGCAGATCGCGATCAAGGGCGCTGTCATCATCCTCGCGGTCATGCTCGATCAGGCGCAGCAGCGCATCACCCGCTCGAAGAACGCAGCGCTCGCCGCGGCGAACAAGCAGTCCTCACCCCCTCAGGCAACGCCGGCGACGGCGTGA
- a CDS encoding sugar ABC transporter ATP-binding protein gives MMAALVDAVADDTVVMRARGISKVYGATHALKGVDFDIRSGAVTVLFGENGAGKSTLMKILSGVETPTAGILELRGEEIVLDNTVDAAHRGIAIIHQELSLAPNLSIKDNIFMGREYTRAGILVDDRAETAKTRDLMRRLAEDLDPRTLVGDLRLGQQQVVEIARALAGEARVLIMDEPTSALSGSEVEVLFSLIRELTDEGVAIVYISHHLEEALEIADHAVVFRDGALVATGDRAEIDLNWVISHMVGRAADDLAPDLLDEFGDVALSLKGVTVADPSNPSRLAVDSLDLEVREGEIVCLYGLMGAGRTELLEALAGRSPIQRGEVLIHGEPLASQTIGDRIASGLALVPEDRQRDGLVQTMSVGENTALSSLLSFAPMGWIRARRERDAVARSMADVHVKAAGPNASITSLSGGNQQKVVIGKTLMTEPRVILLDEPSRGIDVGAKAEIFALMAREARRGLAVLFATSEVGEALGVSNRVIVMSKGRIVGEFDPRNSTREDLMVASGESHTDEAAGSAQ, from the coding sequence ATGATGGCTGCTCTGGTCGATGCGGTCGCCGACGACACGGTCGTCATGCGCGCCAGAGGGATCTCAAAGGTCTACGGAGCGACGCACGCGCTCAAGGGCGTGGACTTCGACATCCGCTCCGGTGCCGTCACTGTGCTGTTCGGAGAGAACGGTGCCGGCAAGTCCACGCTCATGAAGATCCTTTCCGGCGTCGAGACGCCGACCGCCGGCATCCTCGAGCTGCGTGGCGAGGAGATCGTCCTTGACAACACCGTGGATGCCGCGCATCGCGGCATCGCGATCATCCACCAGGAGCTGAGCCTGGCGCCGAACCTCAGCATCAAGGACAACATCTTCATGGGCCGCGAGTACACGCGTGCCGGCATCCTCGTCGACGACAGGGCTGAGACGGCGAAGACGCGCGATCTCATGCGGCGCCTGGCCGAGGACCTGGATCCCAGGACGCTCGTCGGCGACCTCCGCCTCGGGCAGCAGCAGGTCGTCGAGATCGCTCGTGCCCTGGCAGGCGAGGCGCGCGTCCTCATCATGGATGAGCCGACGTCGGCGCTCAGCGGCAGCGAAGTCGAGGTGCTGTTCTCGCTGATCCGTGAGCTGACGGACGAGGGCGTCGCGATCGTCTACATCTCGCACCACCTCGAAGAAGCCCTGGAGATCGCCGACCACGCGGTGGTCTTCCGCGACGGGGCGCTCGTCGCCACCGGTGATCGCGCCGAGATCGATCTGAACTGGGTCATCTCGCACATGGTCGGCCGTGCAGCGGACGACCTCGCGCCCGACCTGCTCGACGAGTTCGGCGACGTGGCGCTGTCACTGAAGGGCGTCACGGTCGCCGACCCGTCGAACCCGAGCCGGCTGGCCGTCGACAGCCTCGACCTCGAGGTGCGCGAAGGCGAGATCGTCTGCCTGTACGGGCTCATGGGCGCCGGGCGCACCGAACTGCTCGAGGCGCTCGCCGGACGCTCTCCGATCCAGCGCGGCGAGGTCCTGATCCACGGCGAGCCGCTCGCGTCGCAGACCATCGGCGACCGCATCGCTTCGGGTCTCGCGCTCGTCCCCGAGGATCGGCAGCGCGACGGTCTGGTGCAGACGATGTCGGTCGGTGAGAACACTGCGCTGTCCAGCCTGCTGTCCTTTGCGCCGATGGGCTGGATCCGTGCGCGACGCGAACGCGATGCGGTCGCCCGCAGCATGGCCGACGTGCATGTGAAGGCCGCCGGCCCGAACGCGTCGATCACGTCGCTGTCCGGAGGTAACCAGCAGAAGGTCGTGATCGGCAAGACCCTCATGACCGAACCGCGCGTGATCCTGCTCGACGAACCGTCGCGCGGCATCGACGTCGGTGCGAAGGCAGAGATCTTCGCACTGATGGCGCGCGAGGCCCGCCGAGGACTCGCCGTGCTCTTCGCGACGAGCGAAGTGGGCGAGGCACTCGGCGTATCCAACCGCGTCATCGTGATGTCGAAGGGCCGCATCGTCGGTGAATTCGACCCCAGGAATTCCACCCGTGAGGACCTCATGGTCGCCTCAGGGGAATCGCACACCGACGAAGCCGCAGGGAGCGCGCAATGA
- a CDS encoding DUF2291 family protein, producing the protein MNATARRPRIKAWVPITVALLAVVGIGLATTTYVSIEDAEASANAGSFDPVSYADERFDSEIVPQIEDDAVDLATLLADLEAGADEGDFGYAPGAGSSYSFPVTFTATAGAQNGSVLPVTVADVPAETTVHIQVGPALNGTALRDVTGTVSFNDFTNQLEFQEVATEFNNRVRDGMLAEVGPISEGQTITVTGAFTRVNPALVSVVAVAIEVE; encoded by the coding sequence ATGAACGCGACGGCGCGTCGACCGAGGATCAAGGCCTGGGTCCCGATCACCGTTGCCCTTCTGGCCGTGGTCGGCATCGGCCTCGCCACGACGACGTACGTCTCGATCGAGGATGCCGAGGCGAGCGCGAACGCCGGCAGCTTCGATCCCGTCTCCTACGCGGACGAGCGCTTCGACAGCGAGATCGTCCCGCAGATCGAGGACGACGCCGTCGACCTGGCCACGCTGCTCGCCGACCTCGAGGCCGGTGCGGATGAAGGCGACTTCGGATACGCGCCCGGTGCAGGCAGCTCCTACAGCTTCCCCGTGACCTTCACAGCGACGGCCGGTGCGCAGAACGGTTCGGTGCTGCCCGTCACGGTCGCCGACGTTCCCGCCGAGACGACCGTGCACATCCAGGTCGGACCTGCGCTGAACGGCACCGCGCTGCGCGACGTCACCGGCACCGTCTCTTTCAACGACTTCACCAACCAGCTCGAGTTCCAGGAGGTCGCGACCGAGTTCAACAACCGCGTCCGCGACGGGATGCTCGCCGAAGTCGGTCCGATCTCGGAGGGGCAGACGATCACGGTGACCGGAGCCTTCACGCGCGTGAACCCCGCGCTCGTCTCGGTCGTCGCCGTCGCTATCGAGGTCGAATGA